The Christiangramia salexigens genome includes the window ATCTTTCTCCCTAGCCAGGTATCTCGGCTAAAGCTTAAAAATCCACTTTTGGTAAACCACCACCATAAGGTTTTCCCCAGAACTTCCTGTGGCAATACCTTTACATCTGTGGTTCCGGAAAAATAAACTTTTCGATCTTCCCTGGAAACCTCATCAAGGATCTGAAATCCGCTATCTCCGGCTCCAACAACCATGGTCTCCCCATCCTTTAGCTGCCCCGGGTTTTTATAATAATTACTGTGGATCTGAAAGATGTCGTCATCTATTTTTTTAGAGCATGGAGGGGTATATGGAATATGAAATGGACCTGTAGCAACAACCACATTCTTTGCCTTTAAATCACCCTGCGGACTTTTTAGAATAAAGTGATCGTCTATAGCAGCGATATTCTCTATATAAGTATTAAGTTGAACGGGGATATCAAAGTGTTCTGCATAGATTTTAAAATATTGGGCTACTTCAGTTTTAGACGGGTAATGACCTTTTTCTGCGGGGAACTCCATTCCCGGCATATTATTGAATTCGGATGGTGTAAAAAGCGTAAGAGAATCCCATCTATTGAGCCAGGAAGCACCAATTTCAGATTCTTTATCCACGACCAGGTAATCCTTACCAAGTTCACGCAGATAATAAGACATGGCTAATCCTGCCTGAGCAGCTCCTACTACGATGAAA containing:
- a CDS encoding flavin-containing monooxygenase, which encodes MLDFIVVGAAQAGLAMSYYLRELGKDYLVVDKESEIGASWLNRWDSLTLFTPSEFNNMPGMEFPAEKGHYPSKTEVAQYFKIYAEHFDIPVQLNTYIENIAAIDDHFILKSPQGDLKAKNVVVATGPFHIPYTPPCSKKIDDDIFQIHSNYYKNPGQLKDGETMVVGAGDSGFQILDEVSREDRKVYFSGTTDVKVLPQEVLGKTLWWWFTKSGFLSFSRDTWLGRKISRSRQPVIGTPVKEIINRDNVEPVGKTKNAESQIVVTEKKKITDLKNIIWATGYRPNFHWIEGLELDKSGYPKHHRGVSNIEGLYFIGLPWLHTRGSATLGGIKKDAEYLAKQIVK